The genomic window tataaagtatatataaatagcgagtataaatttaattaccttagctataCTATTAGGAAATTAAAAAACTAGGCACCCTATCTAATATAAGGCGATAGATAGATAAATATAGGAAAATATTACCCTAGAAAGCTCTTTAttctataaataaaatatataagtgATAATACCTAGAactaaaaatataaattaagaaaaaataattaaatactctagtaaataataaagctaaataaaactattttaacttaataataataaatagacTTAAGTTACTATAGAGGCGtaaataaataccttatttagttattaacctaaaaagaaccccttttaattataataatagagttattaattataagattaattataagattaattaccttaaggtttttattaaaggaaAAAACTAAgggatattatttaatattatacctaataaatattataatcttatactTAGGTACctatagttataatactataacctatattttaactAGAGAATTAGctaaatacttttttttaaaaataaggTACTctctataataaataataacttaggatataatataagatcttaaacTTTTactaaagatattaaagaagctaagaagaggtaaatataagatatttttttacctaaagagatataatataaatattataatagataaaaataataaaactaataaataattatatatattataagataattcTATAAACTAAAAGAAAACCTAGAATAAGTTAGgaaaatattaaaagagaaataacttaaaaatattttattataatattatatctataaaaagctttttataaaaaaaacttaaaataagtctacttaaatatatatattataacttagaaattaagtttattaataagaaatagcctagctttaataaactttatttacttaataaggtataattattaatattaaagaaatatattaaagatatattatagaaaGGATATATTAGGgaaaataagttatttattaaataccttattatatttattttaaaaaaaaataataagctttaactttatattaactttaaaatacttaatattattataattaaggattaaatattattacttcttattaataaattaaaggattagctatttaaaataaagtattttatagCTCTTAACCTTAAAAAAGCCTATAACCTTATCTAAAttaaggaaaaatataaataaaaaactacttTTTATACTAAgtataaattatttaagtaccttattatatcttttagacttattaatatacctattatattttaataaataattaataatatattataagaatatctagatatatttattatatattacttagataatatttttattttctctaaaataaaagaaaaatatataaaatatatctataaggtattataaatattataagatattaagctattaataaaacctaagaaaaataaattttatattttagaaataaaattccttagatatattatctcttataataaaatatatataaacccTAAGAAGatcttagtaattaaggattaaaaggaattaataaatattaaagaaatataagcctttcttagttttattaattattactataagttcttttaataatttaggaagattattatattattaattaaccttataaaaaaagataaaatatttatatttagggATAAGGCTAGAAGagcctttaatataattaaagaacttatcttaaataaattaatacttaggatatttaatttatctcaataaattaaacttaaaataaataccttagactttatattaagcgcctagattaaataataagataataaaagattcttataccttattatattttattcctataagctatataaagtaaaacttaattaccttatctataataaagaattcttagtaataataaatacctttaaggaattctaatattatcttttaagaaataaatattagattaaggtatatataaactataagaatattacttattttatgAAAACCTAAGAACTTAGtaaatagtaattataatatattaaataccttttagaatttaattatattattatctatattaaagaaataaaaaataataaggtaAATACTATTAGCTAATAACCTAACCTAGatattaagaaaattaaaataaagaactaatttttataatttatataaaaaagataccttaaattataaataatcacttatattaagtaataaatattattatattatttaataaattaaaaaaaaaaaatattattaatattacccTTAGTAAACTTAAGAGACTTATAGTTAAATAGGTAGACTAAGTAAGAAGCTAATAGGggataattatatattagaaatatatctttatattatagaaatatataaaagaatttattaaatattattattagactataaaatataataagaaacttAATAATAGAGATTtctaagaaataatatattaatactttatataaaaagacTATATAGTAAGACTAGATAATTACCTTaactataaaatatattataattatatatagctaggaGATAAGTActtattaaagctatataaatataactaagctaTAGGgataccttatattattataagaagtacttatattataaaataaaataatctACTCTTTAAGTAGATCTAAgagtataatatataattcttagataataaaaaaataaataaataataagtcctaaataaactataatataacttaatatataaaatatatagctattaactatataaatactaaggaattaataaaaccttagaataagttaaaataatatttatattctttaaaataaaaaaggttatcttaataattattaattaatataatctctatataaaaactaaggCATAATACTATAAACCCTATAGAAAACTATAATTACTCTTAGTTATAGAGTAATTATAAGATTTAATTACTAtagattttattattaaattaccCCTATTAAAAGAACTAGCTATTAgaaacttttataataatattcttattattataaataaacttataaaattttcttattttataccCTATAGAgaagtaataattataaaagaatttatatattatttttatttttatattactaagatatataatatattacttaaaattattataaactaaagattattatttactttaaaATTCtaataaagccttataagatatttaagaattaactataaattctttattatatattataaggaaatagataaataaactaaatatataaattaaatactaaaataatacttttaatactatattaattataaataaactaattaagtTAAAAAACTATTAGCCGCctagctaatatataatatagctataaataaaagtataaagattatattagcttatacTAATTTCGGATTTACCCTAGATAttttgttggagaaacagaacacaccacaccacacagccagatcttcgcgaattcctttcgtgacctttcaaaagagggatctcacacactgtctcgtgatctcaataacatagaaaatagtaagggcaaatgatcaattgatagcaataatgattacgccgaggaagaaagcctgaagctcccctttctcgtcatgatcgatgaagatgatgatgatgatcagaggccgcggcctctgacctttttctacgtacaagaaattgcccaacggcccaaaacggcttagcactcattttccccaactcaatatatattaataaatataagatattattattaacctaaAAGTAatccttattaataattaattataaaatctatataaagaaataaaaataaaacttaaatttattaaaaataaaataataaattatattaattaaaaaagaattaaagGATTAATCTTCTTAGAAGGAAATATAATctattttataataaaaaatattaaaataaaataataaaataaaaaacttaattataagtatattagattatataaaattaaataaaagattttaaaatataattataaattagacttattacctaaggttaagctttatttaatcttttatattatattatttaaattaatataaaatattatctaaattaaaataaataataaacctAAAGCTAAAGTTAATAAATTagaagaatatattataaaaattatccttaatataaataaaattaataataaaataatatattttatcaaataaaaaaattattttaacttagaaaatatataagaattaCTAGAATAccttactaatatataatacctctTAAaggatttttattaataatattaaaaggaataataaaattattaaggaaGCCTAAatctaagatattaatataaattataatctaaatatcttttataagTAAAGACTCCTATTATTCTAATTATTTAAGCTTATCTAAGGAAGCTAAGCCCTATAGGTTATCTCTATACCTCGCGATACTAGCTACTacttatatttctaatataaCTCTAGCTAAGAAAGGGATTTAtttaaatcttattatactttctattaagctttataataaaaagtaaataaCTCCTTAGTAATAGCCTCTTACTTATCTAAATAATAAGCctccttaataatataagatactaatattattaataaaaaaaacctaggtaagaaataagaaattatatataagagtttAAAGAAATacctattatattataagaataacctaaatatatatataaactatatttcttaaaacctaagattattttataaataataccctattttaagtaataagaataagatattactttaaaactaaattaattaatccTAGAAGTAAGGATATAgtaatttttaataaaaaaagaaatatctaatttctttttaattatataacctaatattatattaatattataataaaagtaaaaatataggttaaagctaattacttataaaagAATAGCTATAGTCGCGGGAAATAGCCTTAGGGATAAGACTAATAAAGAGGggatattatattatagcctagATATACCTAGGgttatatactatatatacctataataagcGCCTAATCCGCATCTAAGCTAAATTACTTACTcttataactataagtaattatatattacctacTATAAGCTTAGTAAGTAATCTAACCTTACTTATTTAGGCCTTAGCGACTAGCctagtatataaaatatacctattatattTTGATATAtactagctaccttagctattaatataacttagttatatttaaataccttaagcatattactagatataacttatacccccttatttaagataatactaataaccccctactaatataaacctagcacgactagtttatcccttaggaaagatataattattatactaTTATACTAACTAATTACTATAGAATTAGCTTAGATTATactaagctattataatccCTCTATAACTCTTAATAGGCTTATAGCTAGATTATAACTAATGctttataagctattataagCTAGTTTAATTACCTTAGTATATagaatatacttattatcctttcttatatagtagctactatagctattaatataacttagttatacttaataccttaagtatattattagatatagCTTATACCCCTTGCCTTAGAGTATACTACTTAATCCTttgctaatataaacctagtataactagtttatccTTTGGGAAATACCCTCTCGTTATGGGTTTAACAAGGAGTCACCCCGCTAAGCTTTGTTGTGTTTCTTTAAGTTGTATAGGGTATGGAGTGGCTTCCATGTTCACAGGTCTGGGCTTTGGGAATAGGAAAGTTAAAGTTATGTATACGTCTTAAGCGCTTGAGCTTAGTATACTCGTGTGAGAGGCAGACTTTGTTCTTTATGAATTAGTTCCTTTGTGTTTATTTACATTGTCCAGACGATGGGGTTTCACCGCGCGGTGGGGGTGGGCGTTCCCAACGGAAATAACACAGCCATGACACAACTAACGCTTATAACCAAGCTTTAATAACACAATAACTAACTATCCAGTAAGGTTTACAACCGCGAGAAATCCGCGAGAAGATAACGCCATGACAGGAGGCAACACGCTGCACATTGACAGGCGGCTCAAAAACACCCCTGGTACAATCCAACTGATGATCGGCATCACTGCTGATAAGGAGGTTCAGCAAGTCATCACTTACATCGGTAAGTAAACTTTAGCGATACACCCCTTCGAAGATCCAACTCACCATTTTTTAGCCATGACGCATTCTCCTCTCGTCCAAAAGGTCGACACTGTCCGAGCCTATTACTCCGGGCCTCGAAACGTTGTCGAAGTTGACATCGTCATCGATCTTAATGAGCGTCTACAAGTCGCCCATGACGTTGCCGAAGACCTGCagatgaagctggagaagcttccTTCTATCGAGCGTGCATTTGTGCATATCGACTACGAAACAAGCCACAAGCCCGTAAGCCGCCCTTTACATCCTCGTTGCCCTATCGAAGCTATGATGGTTTTACTAAGTCTCGCCTCTAGGGACATAAACTCAAGAAGTTACTTTAAGTGCATCCAGTACGTCAAGGATAGTCGGCATTTGGGGCCatgctcctcatcctcgcaGGCGTAACCTTTGATCTAGAGCAGCCAGCTCTCCAGATCGTCACGCCATCCCTCGGAAGTCCTCGTGGTATGAAATCCACTTGTGCAGGCACTTGAAGTGCTCTCTTTTTGTGGTCTCCTCGATCCATCCCTTGTCGTTCCAGGGGTTGGCCAACCCATGTCACCAATGCATCGCTCGCGGTTGTGGCTGTCACTAAAACTATAACTCTAATTTTCGATTGTAGGGCTGATTCCCGCGTCGTTCCCGCTGTTTCCGCCTATCTTCAAACTTTCTACGCAATTCATTGACTATTTTGTGTTCTCATTGTTCATCGACATGTCGTGTCCATGGAGGATCACCCTCATCGATCAAGGCCCCAGTGCAAAGGAGAGTAGAAGCTCTTTCATCGTGAACAATCAGAAACGCGCCAAACAGAGGGAGGACTGAGAGACAATTGAGTGGTCTGAAATGAGGCTGATTACCAACGTGGTGAGAACCAACTTGGCGGGTTCCCAAGGACTGTCTTTCATGTAATTCTGATACCCCAGATCCCCCCTCAACGCGGTTTTTTGTTCGTATTACCTCTGACATCCACCTCAACGTGAATGATTATGTGCCCATGGCACCTGGAGGAGCAACTACTGGCATATGGCAGAGTGATCATAGGCCCGTTCATCGCTTGGGTCTAGTATCGTATGGGAGTTGAAGCATAAACCTGCGTCATGAAGTGTCGGTCATCCAAAAACCatgcaagagcaagaaggttTGGCGTTGGCGAACAGTCGAAGAAGCAAAAATGTAAGTGATGCTTTTACGAACTGGCGAATTGGCAGGCAGCTTGATACAAGGGGCGTCTATATCATAACCTGCAGCTGTGAAAATGGTGACGACTTTACTGTCAAAGGTTCCAAGAATGTAGCTCTAACCAAAAAGCACTGGCTGCTCGCAGGTGCTAATAATGCCCTCATCTTTTGCCATCCAACTAGTAACAAGATACTCCCTCACATCGCTAAAATGCTTCATGCTAAACCGTTTCTCTAATGATTCGACCCTATTCAAGGCGAACTGACGTTCGATCTCATCTGTGAGTTCCTTTGCAATGATGGAGATAGGCCATAAAAGAGTATTATCATAGGGCGATACGGGTGGCAACAGACAAAGTAGCTCAACCCCCCACGACGGAAGATTCCCCATCTCCAAATCATTTTCGTCTAGCTCTCGGTGGTCATGGCCGAATGAGAACCACTGGTCTACAAGCTTTTGTCTCCGGTAGACTGAGGCTGCTATGCGGTAGAGCTCCGAGACGATGCCCTGCTCGTTCCAGGTCTCTGGTCGGGCAAAGTTTTCAAGTCGCCGGAAGTGCGGATTTAGAACAAAGGCCGGTTCTGCAACAGGGAGCCTCTCACAGAATTCGCTTCTGTCAGGCGCATCGAGCGCGAAACTTGGAAACCAATCCAACCGTCCATCCCACACTGCGATCTCTTTGTCGGTTATTGAAAGGTCGCCGGCACTTAGCCTGGCGATGATCCTGGGGAATTCAAAACGCGATCCAGGGCTACCGTGTCTAATGTAAAAGTCTGAAAGCGTCGAAGTGCGGAGCGAGGTTGACCTGACGAGATCGTTATAGAGGAACAGGCTAGAGAGAAAGGCCATGGCCTCATTCCACTGCTGCTTGGAGTTGTCGAGAGGATTTCCATTTGTAATGGCCAGAAACAGCCGATCCGGGAAGAGCCGGGCAAAGAATCGTAGATGTGCACTCACGTTTTCTTGCCGTTCTCCACTGAGCTTCTCGTAAAGAATCATAAGGACACATGTGGCGAGGAGATGCATTAtatcgccatcatcgataGTTACTGCCCGAGATGCCACAACTTGGATGACGTCCATAGTTGAGGCTGACTGGACCTCATTCTGGACTCCGGATTTCTTCATAACCAATTCGATAAGCTCCCGACAACCACGAAGGGCCTTGTATCGGAAGAACAGCATGGGTCTTTCCATGGCGAAGCTTCCGTGCTCCCAGCTTTGAACGCAGCTGAGAGTTAGAACGGCATCCAGAACTACCCGGCTTTGCAttgagagaggaagaaagatTCGTAAGAATGGGTTAGTAGGGCCGGCGCAGGTTGGGTATGTCCTGGAAAAGCGTTGGATGTAGTGGTTGAGAGCGTGTGACTCTGTGGGATCGAGTTCGAAGGGCCATTCTGAGATTTGGCAGAGACGTTGTAGGCCCATTTCCTGATCAGACTGGCTGGAAAATGACAGGGCTGTGACTGATTTGCGATTTGATGTAGATGGCTTGTGATCTCCTCTTTGCGAACTAGGCTGACCGGCCATAGGTTCGGGGTTATTGGTACGGTTGTGGAATTTGGATGGacctctcctcttcatccccgCTCTGCGAGAATCATCTTCCCAGACAAGCTTGGTCTCGGTATTGCAATCCAAGCCCAGCCGTCGGCAATTACCGCATGGGAATGTGATACTGTCGCATTTCTTTCTCCTGTGATAGATAAGCCAACATTCGCTGACACAGACCGGCGATAGCGTACCTATTCCTGCACGTCCAGCACCCTGTTCGAGACCGGCGTTGGCACTGCTTGGTTTCCATCTTTAACGGTGTCAAATGAGAGGGGCTTGAGACATAAAGGAGATGACTTTCTGCAGATTCAGAGGCTTCCTAATTGATCCCAAAGACGTGATGTGAGGGGAAAGTTGAGGTTGAGTGATGAAGCTACCAAGCCCCCTGGATTATCAGTGGAGTCATCGATTAGCGCCCCTGCTACCCCGCAAAGCCGGAAGATAAGGGAGCAGGGTACGGTGGCAAGGCATCGAAGGAGGAAATGTGACAACCTTCGGCTTGCCCGTAGGTGAGACATGACACAAGCAAGTTTTCACTGGTTAAGCCATTTATAGAACCTGAAAGACAAAGACATGTGATATCTCATCTTGAGCGCCTTTTGGGGCGATTTCTGTACCGATAGCAAGTGCTGGGTAACCGACTTGCGCAGAATCAACGGTACACCTTTTTTCTCTACAACTCCATGGGAGCATAAGGACCGCCGAGTTTCCCAGGATAGGTACTTATCACGGTCTCAGAAGTACATAGATTCAACGCAAAGGTTGCTTTTACTTCGTACAGCTTAGAGTTGACACCGAGTTCCATTGTCGACAAAGCTCTAAGTGAGGCTAGTTTAAAAATTGCAAAAACGAGCGCTCAAAGAGATGAGGAAAAAGTGAGGGTAGCAGTGATGTCCCTTTGCCAACTTTCACTCTCCATGACAAATGCAACTGTTACTAATGCTTCATGATACGTTCGTAAGCTGAATAGTTAACAAAGGAGTGTAAAAAATGCCAAGACCCTTCGGGACTACTGGAGAGGTAGCCCCATCTCCTCAGTCGTGTCCCGGATGTacttgatcatctcctcggACCActtcttgatctcttccGGACTGACAGTCTCGACTCTGCACAAGCCAGCCTTGCCCTCAGCATCTGACTCTGCGACATTTTTTGCGTACCGTTCCTTGAGGGCATCTGCAGTGATGCGAGCCCGCTGAGCAATCACATCCAGACGATATGTCGTCCATTGGTAGTACAGCTCGGTGAGGTGAGACTTGTTCCTGACGttcttgttggtggtgtcaTCCACGAGCAGGGGGTTCTTTGGCCGGAAAGATGTGACAATGGTGACTCGTTCCGGCATGTTAGTCACAGGTGCTGCTGTATGCGTGATGTAGCGGCCCTGGAGGAGAACAGCGCAGCCCTACACACCGGTTAGTACCGCATCGTGCATGAGCAAAATGTTTCACTTACCATTTGCGGCGCCTTCACCTTGAGGGTTGTCCCGTCGCCCTTCATGAGCTCTGTCTCGCCACCAGACATGTGTCTAGCATCTGAAAGCATCACGACGCAGACCCAGGGGTGGGAGTCCTCGTGCCACTCGATGATTGGTTTTGTCTGGTCTGTGACCTCTTGTTTTTTGGGCTTGTCCTGCTCGAACTTTTTGATGGCTTCTGCGGTGGCCTCGGGGGGCTCGACTGTGGTATTTCTGACAGCGTCAAGCCCACCGGGACCAAGTTGGACGTTGGTATGGCTGATTTCGTAGTCCATAGCTGGAACGAGCTCGACGCCAGCAATGTCACTGACAATCTTCAAAACTTCGGGGGAATGCCAGAACTGATGAATGAACGGAGCATAGCGAGGAGCCATGCCGCGAAGCTGGACGGAACCGGGGCGGGTGTGGTGGAGGCAGTTGTCAAGAACATCCTTGCTGAAGAgatctcgtcgatgctgCAGAACAGCCTCATGGGAGAGCAACGGGAACGGCTCTGTTGTTGCAACTGGCGACAGTGCAGTAggctcaagggcaaggtccTTCATGGTCAAGATAGACGAAGGAGGGGAGTAGGCCAGGTGCTTGGCTGGACTGAACTGCACACCGGGGCCCTGCTTCGAGGAAGCAAACTGCTGGGCGCTCTGGGCAAGGGGAGTTTCGATAAGAGCTGAAGGAGCCATGGTGGTCGTGTCTTGGGCTGCAGAGTCAATGACTCGATAAAGGCAGGGGTACTGATACTAGAGTTGGAAGCTGGcgttggtggtgaagagATAAGATGCTGAACAAGCCAAACTTACCTTCTTATATAGATAGCTGTTCTGGGGGACTATTTTCCCCAAAGGGGTTATTCTAGACGCGCTGTATCACTGCTCCACTTTCGTAACTCCTCGTGATGATAACGAAGGCGAGAACATAGTAACTTACACGATCACCTCTCCCCCGCAAAAGCCCATCTCTCAGCCGGTGCACCCCAGAGAATACCACCATAATGCTGGAAAGGTGAGTAGCGCTATACCGTATCCAGGGGGTTCGAGACGCGCTCGGCTTCTCGGAGTCGAGACCTTGTGGAGACGGCTAAGACCTTCCGATGACATTGAGTGCAAGATTTAGCAGTGTGCCCCCGGCGAGATGGTGCGCGCTATCGCTTCGAGGGTACGTTGCGTATCTGAAGCGCCGGCATGGCATGGCTACTTGTTGTCAAGGGGCCAAATCGAGGCACAGACTTCCCATCCCCCTAAAATGCGTTGTACAGTATACCATGGTCGTCAGTCACTTATCTGGGGGCGAGCACGCTATACCGTATCTGGGGGATTCGAAGCGCCCACCGGCCTAGCCGCTATCTTGGGCCGAGCTTTTCGGTAAGAAAAAGCGGAGCTGACTCGGAATGGAGACGACTCTCGGTTTGGCTAGGCACTCCCCGCAAACCCCAGCTTCAGCCATGATAACTTGGGgccttgttggtgttgataaCCAGTATAGATATGAGGGCGCAAGGAGCTCTTATTTCGAACGATTCTTCCCATCAGCAACACACACaaccatcctcatcttctttcATCTCGCTTCTTTACACTACTGCCTCTGACTCGTAACTATGGAGAATTTTGACATGAACAAAGACATCAAGATTCCAGAAGTCATGTCTCCCAATGAGAGGACTTTTACCAACGAGTCACGAGCTATTGGCAAGATCGACGTCGCTGAAGATCGAGACTATCATGGCATCGACACTCGTGCTATTCCGTCCGGAGCGGACGCGGTATACGAGAGGAAAGTTGCCGTTATGAACCAGGCTCTCATCGATATGGGAATGGGATCTTTCCAATGGAAGGTCTTTGCAATGACGGGCTTTGGCTGGTTTGTGGATAATGTGAGAGTCCCTTGTCCTACCAACGCTCCTTTACTAACTGAGTAGTTCTGGATgcaagccatcaccatcatcagtGCCCCAGTCCGGAACGAGTTCGCAGTCAAGAGAATCGCGTTTCTAACGGTGGCAAAATACgccggccttgtcgtcggctCTTCGATGTGGCCAATGACGGCTGACTTCATTGGCCGCCGTCTTGCCTTCAATATCACCCTGCTCTTGTCCTCCGTGGCCGGTCTGGTCGGCGCCGGGAGCCCCAACtttgtcgccatcgccaCATTTTGCGCCATCATTGGCGTCGGCACGGGAGGTAACCAGCCCGTCGATAgtgccatcttcctcgagTTCATCCCGGCCACGCATCAATACCTCCTCACCATGCAGTCTGCGTTTTGGTCCGTTGGCCAAGCTGTTGCGGCATTGATTGCGTGGCCTCTGATTGCGAACTACTCGTGCCCATCTGGTCTTCCTGCTGGAGAGTGTCGTTTCGAAGATAACCTTGGCTGGAGGTACACGTATTGGACATTCGGCGGTCTTACActggtcttgttcttgatgcgTCTTCTCTTCCGCGTTTATGAAACACCCAAGTATCTCCTCGGTAAGGGTCTGGATCAGCAGGCTGTGGATGTCGTTCAGAAGGTTGCTGCCAGGAACAAGACCACAACATGGCTTACTATCTCGCActttgaagccatcgacgcTGAGATGAACCACCACAACAACACGACAGTCGAAGACCAGGCACCCAACGTCAACCACCGAAACATCGTCAAGCGAAACATGGAAAAGTTCAGGCCC from Fusarium keratoplasticum isolate Fu6.1 chromosome 10, whole genome shotgun sequence includes these protein-coding regions:
- a CDS encoding MFS domain-containing protein, giving the protein MENFDMNKDIKIPEVMSPNERTFTNESRAIGKIDVAEDRDYHGIDTRAIPSGADAVYERKVAVMNQALIDMGMGSFQWKVFAMTGFGWFVDNFWMQAITIISAPVRNEFAVKRIAFLTVAKYAGLVVGSSMWPMTADFIGRRLAFNITLLLSSVAGLVGAGSPNFVAIATFCAIIGVGTGGNQPVDSAIFLEFIPATHQYLLTMQSAFWSVGQAVAALIAWPLIANYSCPSGLPAGECRFEDNLGWRYTYWTFGGLTLVLFLMRLLFRVYETPKYLLGKGLDQQAVDVVQKVAARNKTTTWLTISHFEAIDAEMNHHNNTTVEDQAPNVNHRNIVKRNMEKFRPDKIRSLFASPKIAISTSLMLFLWCSIGMAYPLYNSFIPIYLENKGVNQGSSSLEKTYRNYAIQAVCGIPASILGGFTVDLKKIGRKGTGTFACIGTGVFLFLFTRANSEAGIIGFTCAIAFFQNLVYGLLYSYTPELFPAPIRGTANGLVAMFNRLSGLMAPIIAAYVGIETDLPVWISAALFVIAGVVFLILPFETRGRAAA